One Alnus glutinosa chromosome 3, dhAlnGlut1.1, whole genome shotgun sequence genomic region harbors:
- the LOC133863307 gene encoding pentatricopeptide repeat-containing protein At1g80550, mitochondrial-like: protein MEINDSIELKSNFKRAHIEFLAKHNEEIDKVVLENAPENHQMTKLDIQKEIANAAASETLDAILKDLGDSSFAILVDEAHDISVKEQLAIVLRYVDKKGHVIERFLGITHVSNTTAAVLKMAIEDVVAYNTVIRAIGLSEGVDCSVRVFREMRDLGCKPNVVTYNTIIKLYCENGRYKNAYELLDRMHDWGCVTDVITYNCIFRSLEKPREILRLFDRMIESGVHPRMDTYVMLLRKFGRWGFLRPVFIVWKNMEKLGCSPDESAYNALIDALVEKGMLDMARKYDEEMLAKGLSAKPRAELGQSEGSLHSLDRDL, encoded by the exons ATGGAAATCAATGATTCAATTGAGCTAAAATCAAACTTTAAACGAGCTCATATTGAG TTTCTAGCGAAACATAATGAAGAAATTGACAAGGTAGTCTTGGAAAATGCTCCTGAAAATCATCAAATGACTAAACTGgacattcaaaaagaaatagcaAATGCTGCAGCAAGTGAAACTCTAGATGCTATTCTTAAAGATCTTGGAGACTCGTCATTTGCTATCCTAGTTGATGAAGCTCATGATATATCTGTTAAAGAACAATTGGCAATTGTTTTGCGATATGTAGATAAGAAGGGCCATGTGATTGAACGTTTTTTAGGCATTACACATGTTAGCAATACCACGGCTGCAGTATTGAAGATGGCAATTGA GGATGTGGTGGCATATAATACGGTTATTCGTGCTATTGGTCTTTCGGAGGGTGTGGATTGTTCAGTTCGGGTATTTAGGGAAATGAGGGACTTGGGTTGTAAGCCTAATGTTGTGACTTATAATACAATTATAAAGCTGTACTGTGAAAATGGGAGATATAAAAATGCTTATGAGTTGCTCGATCGAATGCATGACTGGGGTTGTGTAACGGATGTGATTACATACAACTGCATTTTCAGGAGTCTTGAGAAGCCCAGGGAGATTCTTCGACTGTTTGATAGGATGATTGAAAGTGGGGTTCATCCACGTATGGACACTTATGTGATGCTTCTGAGAAAATTTGGGAGATGGGGGTTTCTTCGTCCAGTTTTTATTGTATGGAAGAATATGGAGAAACTTGGGTGTAGTCCGGATGAGTCTGCTTACAATGCTTTAATTGATGCTTTGGTGGAGAAAGGAATGTTAGATATGGCCCGGAAGTATGATGAAGAGATGTTAGCAAAAGGGCTTTCAGCTAAACCAAGGGCTGAGCTGGGGCAGAGCGAAGGATCTCTTCATTCTCTTGACAGGGATTTGTGA